A genomic region of Aspergillus oryzae RIB40 DNA, chromosome 1 contains the following coding sequences:
- a CDS encoding uncharacterized protein (predicted protein): MSSFSPEFTKSFARETWTLYAVGMLGVCLRLEGLRQRKWVNYLAVYVGLGFIGVELSLFLICRPLSNYWAVPTSYQCSSYQYYEIIQGCISISADILMLLIGLPLLLQVRVPLKQKLILVVIFGMGIFVIVAAVLTKVYCLVPSLISYVYMNWYFREATVAVLVTNLPLIWSLLRDVFPALKSWTGGSKRATDRYRSGPWTSKASGYGRHYGPSSQLRSGDFSMHDYNRSIVTPHKPASDVSIQASDDRDVSDDGSDRALRIRQDVTVTVERESRPPEFWGSHHTKTESLNGAHQPQP; this comes from the exons ATGTCAAGCTTCAGTCCAGAGTTTACAAAAAGCTTCGCTCGGGAAACATGGACTCTCTATGCAGTTGGGATGCTGGGTGTTTGCCTGCGATT GGAGGGTTTGCGGCAGAGGAAATGGGTTAATTATCTCGCCGTATATGTCGGCCTCGGTTTTATTGGTGTTGAGTTGTCTCTGTTCTTGATTTGCCGGCCCTTGTCTAATTACTGGGCTGTGCCTACATCCT ATCAATGCTCAAGCTACCAGTACTACGAAATTATCCAGGGATGTATATCAATTTCCGCAGACATCCTGATGCTCCTTATCGGGCTGCCGCTTCTACTGCAAGTACGCGTGCCCCTCAAGCAGAAGCTGATACTTGTGGTTATTTTCGGCATGGGAATTTTCGTTATTGTCGCAGCAGTCCTGACAAAGGTTTACTGTCTCGTCCCGTCACTCATCTCATACGTCTATATGAATTGGTACTTCCGGGAAGCAACCGTGGCTGTTCTTGTCACCAACCTGCCACTCATCTGGTCTCTCCTTCGCGACGTGTTCCCTGCCCTCAAAAGCTGGACAGGTGGATCCAAGCGAGCCACCGACCGGTATAGGTCTGGTCCGTGGACCAGCAAAGCCTCGGGGTACGGCCGGCACTATGGGCCGTCGAGTCAACTACGCTCAGGCGACTTTAGCATGCACGATTACAACCGCAGCATTGTTACGCCTCACAAGCCGGCTTCTGACGTTAGCATACAAGCGAGTGACGATCGGGATGTCAGCGATGATGGCTCTGACAGAGCCCTGAGAATTCGGCAGGACGTTACTGTCACGGTGGAGCGCGAATCCCGGCCTCCCGAATTTTGGGGATCCCATCATACCAAAACCGAAAGTCTTAACGGGGCGCATCAACCGCAGCCATGA
- a CDS encoding ATP-dependent Clp protease ATP-binding subunit (chaperone HSP104 and related ATP-dependent Clp proteases), whose product MNGAQFTDRANKALLDSSSLAEQYSHSQILPVHLAVALLNPSPDESKDQQATAHPSHDSSSAPLFRQVIERAHGDPQLLERALMKTLVRCPSQDPPPESVSVSPALAKVIRSASELSKTQKDSFVAIDHLIVSVAQDSQVQRALADANIPNVKLLDSAVQQIRGTRRVDSKTADSESENENLKKFTIDMTALAREGKIDPVIGREEEIRRVIRILSRRTKNNPVLIGEPGVGKTTIVEGLARRIVNADIPANLAQCKLLSLDVGSLVAGSKYRGEFEERMKGVLKEIEESKETIVLFVDEIHLLMGAGSSGEGGMDAANLLKPMLARGQLHCIGATTLGEYRKYIEKDQAFERRFQQVLVKEPSVNETISILRGLKEKYEVHHGVNILDGAIVSAATLASRYLTARRLPDSAVDLIDEAAAAVRVTRESEPEALDNLERKLRQLQIEIHALEREKDDASRARLEAAKQEAANVTEELRPLREKYESEKQRSKAIQDAKIKLDSLKVKRDEAERSGDTVTAADLEYYAIPETKALIERLEVDRAKADEERRARSGDAGETLLADAVGPDQINEIVARWTGIPVTRLKTTEKDKLLNMEKHLAKIVVGQKEAVTSVSNAIRLQRSGLSNPNSPPSFLFCGPSGTGKTLLTKALAEFLFDDPKAMIRFDMSEYQERHSLSRMIGAPPGYVGHDAGGQLTESLRRRPFSILLFDEVEKAAKEVLTVLLQLMDDGRVTDGQGRIVDAKNCIVVMTSNLGAEFLSRPATKDGRIDPQTRELVMGALRDYFLPEFLNRISSTVIFNRLTKKEIRKIVDLRLDEVQKRLEQNGKNVTIECTEEVKDYLGDAGYSPAYGARPLARIIEREVLNRLAILILRGSIVDGEVARVIMRDGRIDVLPNHEIPVDEDQDMLDSEDEAIAEMEDGSGDMDLYE is encoded by the coding sequence ATGAACGGCGCTCAATTCACAGATAGAGCTAACAAGGCCCTGCTGGATTCCAGCAGTTTGGCTGAACAATACTCCCATTCTCAGATTCTCCCCGTTCACCTAGCAGTGGCCCTCTTaaatccttctccagatGAATCGAAAGACCAACAAGCTACGGCACACCCCTCACACGATTCCTCTTCGGCCCCTCTCTTCCGCCAAGTCATTGAACGCGCCCATGGCGACCCTCAGCTTCTCGAACGCGCTCTCATGAAGACCCTGGTCCGTTGTCCAAGCCAAGACCCTCCCCCCGAATCCGTTAGTGTCTCTCCAGCACTAGCCAAGGTTATTCGGTCAGCTTCCGAGTTGTCCAAGACCCAGAAGGACAGCTTCGTTGCTATCGATCATTTGATTGTGTCCGTCGCCCAGGACTCTCAGGTCCAGCGAGCATTGGCGGATGCCAACATTCCCAACGTCAAGTTGCTAGACTCTGCCGTTCAGCAAATCCGCGGTACGAGGAGGGTAGATTCCAAGACAGCCGACTCAGAAAGCGAGAATGAGAACCTCAAAAAGTTCACCATTGATATGACGGCCCTCGCAAGAGAGGGCAAGATTGACCCTGTCATTGGCCGCGAGGAAGAAATTCGTCGAGTGATTCGTATCCTCAGTCGCCGAACGAAGAACAACCCAGTGCTCATCGGTGAGCCTGGTGTCGGAAAGACCACCATTGTGGAGGGGTTGGCTCGCCGAATTGTGAATGCCGATATCCCGGCAAACTTGGCTCAATGCAAATTGCTTTCGCTCGATGTCGGTTCATTGGTTGCAGGAAGCAAGTACCGGGGTGAGTtcgaagaaagaatgaaggGAGTCCTCAAAGAGATCGAAGAATCTAAAGAAACAATCGTCCTGTTTGTCGACGAAATCCATCTTCTCATGGGTGCAGGCTCTAGCGGTGAGGGTGGCATGGATGCCGCCAATCTTCTGAAGCCGATGTTGGCTCGAGGCCAACTGCACTGTATCGGTGCCACGACACTAGGCGAATATCGGAAGTATATTGAGAAGGACCAGGCGTTTGAACGACGTTTCCAACAGGTCTTAGTGAAGGAGCCTTCTGTTAACGAAACTATCTCTATCCTCCGTgggttgaaggagaagtacgAAGTGCATCACGGTGTCAACATTCTcgatggtgccattgttTCCGCAGCCACACTGGCTTCGCGTTACCTAACTGCTCGTCGACTTCCCGACTCTGCAGTTGATCTTAtcgatgaagctgctgccgcTGTTAGAGTGACACGTGAGTCCGAGCCTGAGGCCTTGGATAACTTGGAGAGAAAGCTCCGACAGCTGCAAATCGAGATCCATGCCCTCGAGCGCGAGAAAGATGACGCATCTAGAGCTCGCTTGGAGGCAGCCAAGCAGGAGGCAGCCAATGTTACTGAGGAGCTGCGCCCGCTGCGTGAGAAGTACGAAAGCGAGAAGCAGCGCAGCAAGGCCATTCAGGATGCCAAGATCAAGCTCGACTCCCTCAAGGTTAAGAGAGATGAGGCAGAACGGTCCGGGGATACAGTGACCGCCGCTGACTTGGAATACTATGCCATTCCGGAGACCAAAGCTCTGATCGAAAGACTCGAGGTGGATCGCGCGAAAGCGGATGAAGAACGACGTGCTCGCTCCGGAGACGCTGGAGAGACACTGCTCGCTGACGCTGTCGGCCCCGATCAGATCAACGAGATTGTTGCTCGGTGGACTGGTATCCCTGTCACCAGACTCAAGACCACTGAGAAGGACAAGTTGTTGAACATGGAGAAGCACCTCGCCAAGATAGTCGTCGGCCAGAAGGAGGCTGTGACCTCCGTATCGAATGCAATCCGACTCCAGCGATCTGGCCTCAGCAACCCTAACTCGCCGCCAAGTTTCCTCTTCTGTGGTCCATCCGGAACTGGTAAGACCTTGCTTACGAAGGCTCTTGCAGAGTTCCTCTTCGATGACCCCAAGGCTATGATTCGATTCGATATGTCTGAATACCAGGAACGCCACTCTTTGAGCCGTATGATCGGTGCGCCTCCGGGATACGTCGGACATGATGCTGGTGGCCAGCTGACAGAAAGCCTCCGGCGACGCCcgttctccattcttcttttcgatgAAGTTGAAAAGGCAGCCAAGGAGGTCCTCACGgttctcctccagctcatGGACGACGGACGTGTCACAGACGGTCAAGGCAGAATTGTCGACGCGAAGAACTGCATCGTCGTCATGACGTCCAACCTGGGTGCCGAATTCCTGTCTCGTCCCGCCACTAAGGATGGACGGATCGATCCTCAAACTCGTGAATTGGTCATGGGCGCCCTCCGTGACTACTTCCTTCCTGAATTCCTCAACCGTATCTCCAGTACGGTCATCTTCAATCGCCTcaccaagaaagaaattcgCAAGATCGTCGACCTCCGTCTGGACGAAGTCCAAAAGCGCTTGGAGCAAAACGGAAAGAACGTCACGATCGAATGCACAGAGGAGGTCAAAGACTACCTCGGCGACGCAGGCTATTCGCCCGCTTATGGCGCTCGGCCTTTGGCTCGCATCATCGAGCGCGAAGTTCTCAACCGTCTCGCTATTCTTATCCTCCGTGGAAGCATCGTTGACGGCGAGGTGGCTCGTGTCATCATGCGCGATGGTCGTATCGACGTCCTGCCGAACCATGAGATCCCGGTTGACGAAGATCAAGACATGCTCgatagtgaagatgaagccATAGCCGAGATGGAAGACGGCAGTGGTGACATGGATCTCTACGAGTAA
- a CDS encoding transcription factor domain-containing protein (predicted protein), whose amino-acid sequence MQTQYFRSPNSQGQPGVSYELPPVQSVTSPSGPFPQAGPPPTLLSAPPSRPASGLRMAHLLQPLPHQMSNPPPPPPPSSYSRSYESSGSPAEGASILPDAPPLNGSAPGSSGLLPQPSGTGGQQQMQQPLQQKRAYRQRRKDPSCDACRERKVKCDASESSSCTECTNRKVRCQFTKETNRRMSSIKQVQDLEKQLLSTKQQLQQLRSGMLRPDNLIDLDVDGTGQSQLKLPDIGYRPPRQPRAPVSQDLTEARANLRKYGRGILKVPTPYRQPGPKSLLASDPPPLPPKEVADRLLTQYYECIHSVLPVVHWPSFVTEYEKVYKTGTLLGLPREWAAVLFGIFACGSLHTLEKTREHDGKEFIRVSCGVIDVWKDNFTLDQARAALLVSLFLYEVNAKSASWVWIGSAVRVAQEIGLHLESGPWSALEGEMRKRLWWGVYAWDRLLALEMGKPVLINDQDCDVDLPCPVDERCISGGIVAESQQTTPLLATIHVVRSIGQLVRTLRSSTISPATLEIFERHFQTCQATFPPQYHPKSDQYLDPRSILPLIYLQNARLILYRHNISPFCAPEVRSLALDYCVSISQDTAHLLSRCMRAPSGSPGYSSPPGNDDWRPLLASSAGTVLCTHIWRCVLVLLFRQEYDTAFVCVRASAVVGDSRSVNAACGRYIAFFLKCLVDRLRRPDGVDPERDEEMLAYVSGDMQGTTGGSWVWQGSETGSQLETLTDFGSPVPMPHPGARDNLSTGEVEDWEGWDWVEQTVQYLISEKQKQQQEYNRMDVQTSPGGDEPAPQPQSTSSHSRMTIASII is encoded by the exons ATGCAGACGCAGTATTTCCGTTCGCCGAATAGTCAAGGCCAACCGGGCGTTTCCTATGAGTTGCCGCCGGTACAATCGGTAACTTCGCCCTCAGGTCCTTTTCCACAGGCTGGCCCTCCACCTACTCTTCTTTCCGCTCCGCCGAGTAGACCTGCTAGCGGATTGAGAATGGCTCATCTTTTGCAACCACTGCCGCACCAGATGTCAAaccctccccctcctcccccgccTTCATCATACTCACGATCCTATGAATCAAGCGGCTCGCCGGCCGAAGGCGCCTCTATTCTTCCGGATGCGCCACCGCTCAATGGTTCGGCACCAGGGTCTTCGgggcttcttcctcagccCAGTGGTACTGGGGGGCAGCAGCAAATGCAGCAGCCGCTGCAACAGAAGAGAGCCTATCgtcagaggaggaaagacCCCAGTTGTGATGCGTGTCGTGAGCGCAAAGTCAAG TGTGACGCTTCGGAGTCGTCTAGTTGTACAGAATGTACAAATCGCAAAGTGCGATGCCAGTTCACGAAAGAAACCAACAGGCGCATGTCGTCTATCAA GCAAGTACAGGACTTAGAGAAGCAGCTTCTATCAACCAAGCAGCAATTACAACAACTGCGATCGGGCATGCTGAGGCCGGACAACCTGATTGATCTCGATGTTGATGGAACCGGACAGTCTCAATTGAAGCTCCCTGACATTGGGTATCGGCCACCACGCCAGCCAAGAGCTCCGGTATCACAGGACCTAACCGAAGCCCGAGCCAATCTGCGAAAGTACGGAAGAGGAATCTTGAAAGTCCCAACTCCGTATCGCCAGCCGGGTCCGAAATCGCTCCTAGCATCCGATCCTCCACCGCTTCCCCCGAAGGAGGTTGCAGACCGTCTCCTCACGCAATACTACGAATGTATTCATTCGGTCCTGCCAGTAGTTCATTGGCCTAGCTTCGTGACGGAGTATGAAAAGGTTTACAAAACTGGTACCCTTCTGGGCCTGCCTCGAGAGTGGGCGGCCGTTCTGTTTGGTATCTTCGCTTGTGGTTCACTTCACACACTGGAAAAGACTAGGGAACACGACGGTAAAGAGTTCATAAGAGTCTCCTGCGGGGTCATCGATGTCTGGAAGGACAATTTCACCTTGGATCAAGCCCGAGCCGCGCTTTTGGTTAGTCTTTTCCTCTACGAAGTCAACGCGAAATCAGCCAGTTGGGTATGGATCGGTTCTGCAGTGAGAGTAGCGCAGGAGATAGGACTGCATCTTGAGTCAGGGCCGTGGTCAGCCCTCGAAGGGGAAATGCGCAAGCGATTATGGTGGGGAGTGTATGCCTGGGATAG GCTTCTCGCCCTGGAAATGGGAAAACCAGTCCTTATCAACGATCAAGATTGCGACGTTGACCTTCCTTGTCCAGTCGACGAACGGTGTATTTCAGGTGGCATTGTGGCGGAAAGCCAACAGACCACTCCACTCCTGGCCACTATACATGTCGTTCGGTCGATAGGTCAATTGGTCCGGACGTTGAGAAGCTCCACGATCAGCCCGGCAACCTTGGAAATATTCGAGCGACACTTTCAAACTTGCCAGGCCACATTTCCTCCGCAGTACCATCCGAAGTCCGACCAGTATCTCGATCCCCGCTCTATCCTCCCACTTATCTACTTGCAAAACGCCCGTCTGATCCTCTACCGTCATAAtatttcccctttttgtGCCCCCGAAGTCCGATCGTTGGCACTTGACTACTGTGTTTCAATCTCTCAAGACACTGCTCACCTCCTTTCACGCTGCATGCGGGCTCCTTCGGGTTCTCCTGGTTACTCTTCGCCTCCTGGAAATGATGATTGGCGGCCTTTGTTGGCATCCTCCGCGGGAACTGTGCTCTGCACACACATCTGGCGTTGTGTGCTGGTGTTGCTGTTCCGTCAGGAATATGATACCGCATTTGTGTGTGTCCGGGCAAGTGCTGTGGTTGGAGACTCCCGGTCTGTCAACGCAGCCTGTGGGCGGTACATCGCATTTTTCTTGAAGTGCCTTGTGGACCGGCTACGCCGCCCCGACGGTGTCGATCCCGAGCGGGACGAAGAAATGTTGGCGTATGTGTCGGGCGACATGCAAGGTACAACTGGTGGCAGCTGGGTGTGGCAAGGCAGTGAGACTGGCTCTCAGCTGGAGACATTGACTGACTTCGGTAGTCCTGTCCCTATGCCACACCCCGGTGCCCGAGACAATCTGTCTACTGGGGAAGTAGAAGATTGGGAAGGATGGGATTGGGTTGAACAGACGGTTCAATATCTAATCAGTgagaagcaaaaacaacagcaggaaTACAATAGAATGGATGTGCAGACTAGCCCTGGGGGTGATGAACCAGCACCTCAGCCACAGTCAACCTCATCCCATTCACGCATGACAATCGCAAGCATCATCTAA
- a CDS encoding autophagy-related protein 27 (predicted protein) produces MRIPAGLSSIILSSALLPSLSAASGFDCAHINVDGYKYDLSELGGVHSLYNVEKTEEHVVNTTYVLNICNILKGASIKGHLKCGTSKNICGFQYKYPVDGSEETSRAFPIVGLEHLGHGSKDPEITRLKKLDPDEEGLLVKLSGGNYVDDEGKQKDAGAVLEFQCDPERSGLEGLKTTDESDGEKKEAERRRAEGGDDKEQPPDEEKDRSHSLQFKSFGKADDDSYVLKLNWRTKYACDHYLEEKKGDSSSHWGFFTWLIIILFLCIAAYLIFGSWLNYNRYGARGWDLLPHGDTIRDIPYIFQDWLRRVVNTLQGSGSRGGYSAV; encoded by the exons ATGCGAATACCCGCAGGCCTCTCCTCGAttatcctctcctccgcccTACTACCGAGTCTAAGCGCCGCAAGCGGCTTCGACTGCGCCCATATTAATGTCGATGGGTACAAGTACGACCTGAGTGAGCTGGGCGGCGTACACTCGCTCTACAACGTTGAGAAAACAGAGGAACACGTCGTGAACACCACTTATGTACTGAACATATGTAACATTTTGAAGGGGGCTTCGATTAAGGGCCATCTGAAGTGTGGGACATCGAAGAACA TTTGCGGATTCCAATACAAATACCCGGTCGATGGCTCCGAGGAAACAAGCCGTGCCTTCCCTATCGTTGGACTCGAGCATCTCGGTCACGGAAGCAAAGACCCCGAAATCACccggttgaagaagctcgacCCGGATGAGGAGGGTCTACTGGTTAAACTCTCCGGAGGCAACTACGTCGACGATGAGGGGAAGCAGAAAGACGCGGGCGCGGTGCTCGAGTTCCAATGCGATCCCGAACGGTCGGGATTAGAAGGTCTGAAGACGACCGATGAGTCTGATggtgagaagaaagaggccgagCGGAGACGCGCAGAAGGCGGAGACGATAAAGAACAGCCACCGGACGAGGAAAAAGACCGGTCGCACAGTCTTCAGTTCAAGAGTTTCGGAAAGGCCGATGACGACTCGTATGTGCTCAAGCTGAACTGGAGGACCAAGTATGCCTGTGATCATTAcctggaagaaaagaaaggtgaCTCGTCCAGTCACTGGGGTTTCTTTACTTGGTTGATCATTAT tctcttcctctgcatcgCTGCCTACCTTATCTTTGGCTCCTGGCTTAATTATAACCGCTACGGCGCCCGGGGATGGGATCTCCTCCCTCACGGCGACACTATCCGGGATATTCCTTATATCTTCCAGGATTGGCTCCGTCGGGTGGTCAACACGCTCCAAGGATCGGGGTCCAGAGGCGGTTACAGTGCGGTATAA
- a CDS encoding tubulin-binding prefolding complex subunit GIM3 (molecular chaperone Prefoldin, subunit 4): MMQHRMLAKEDEVSAAGEENEVRREDQEKINRFSRLHQRETLLEEQLKAKQKDKEDLEEISMELELADEDELVPYKIGDSFFQLPLADAQSLLSSSTEQIDSEVSGLEEKLSDLRDELQQLKVALYARFGRSINLEV, translated from the exons ATGATGCAACATCGCATG CTCgcaaaagaagacgaagtctCCGCagcaggagaagagaatgaagtCCGTCGCGAAGatcaggagaagatcaaccgCTTCAGCCGGCTCCACCAACGCGAAACGCTGCTGGAAGAACAGCTGAAGGCTAAACAG aaagataaagaggatCTCGAGGAGATTTCTATGGAGCTAGAActggccgatgaggatgaactAGTGCC GTACAAAATCGGGGACTCCTTCTTCCAACTTCCCCTTGCCGACGCCCAATCTCTCCTGTCTTCATCGACGGAGCAGATCGACTCTGAGGTGTCGGGgctggaggagaagttgagtGATCTGCGCGACGAGTTGCAACAATTGAAGGTGGCGCTGTATGCACGGTTTGGGAGGAGTATTAACCTGGAAGTCTAA
- a CDS encoding uncharacterized protein (predicted protein): MFLPDRTMMDRPQWHLGCGKRVFIKDIIHYLLPPSGKPASIAPSLLRVKRGVGTEANGHASNGVESNGHVESGQSTKQTSQYPYPTEPEPGNPTVMPKELLSKFHFAFLIRDPHFSVPSYYRCTIPPLDDVTGFYYYDPAEAGYDETRRTFDYLRSVRLIGPHIATKEQDADEIDNKLRPVLNGVGEAHESAEICVVDADDMLEKPGPMIEAFCRSVGIDFDPSMLEWDDESEQKQVCEAFEKWRGFHNDAIESRGLTARKHGRPVKTEEEFDAEWCKKYGPEAAALIRKSVDENMADYLYLKQFAMKVVVCLSLQCR; encoded by the exons ATGTTCCTTCCTGACAGGACGATGATGGATCGACCTCAATGGCATTTGGGATGC GGCAAGAGAGTTTTCATCAAGGACATCATCCActatctccttcctccaagCGGGAAGCCTGCCAGCATTGCGCCATCCCTACTTAGAGTGAAGCGTGGTGTCGGCACCGAAGCCAACGGCCATGCTAGCAACGGTGTAGAAAGCAACGGTCATGTCGAATCAGGGCAAAGCACCAAGCAGACGTCCCAGTACCCGTATCCcacagagccagagccaggtAATCCCACTGTGATGCCCAAGGAACTTCTCTCCAAGTTCCACTTTGCCTTCCTCATCCGCGATCCCCACTTCAGTGTCCCTTCATACTACCGCTGTACCATCCCTCCCCTGGACGACGTCACCGGGTTCTATTATTATGATCCGGCCGAGGCCGGGTACGACGAAACCCGTCGGACTTTCGACTACCTGCGAAGCGTCCGCCTGATCGGGCCTCATATCGCGACGAAGGAGCAGGACGCGGACGAGATCGACAACAAGCTCAGGCCCGTTCTCAACGGGGTCGGTGAGGCACACGAATCGGCGGAGATCTGCGTCGTCGATGCGGACGATATGCTCGAGAAGCCGGGCCCAATGATCGAAGCGTTCTGCCGTAGCGTGGGTATCGACTTTGACCCGTCTATGCTTGAGTGGGACGACGAGTCCGAACAGAAGCAGGTGTGCGAAGCATTCGAGAAGTGGAGAGGATTTCACAACGACGCCATCGAATCGAGAGGGCTAACAGCCCGGAAACAT GGCCGTCCCGTGAAAACCGAAGAGGAATTCGACGCCGAATGGTGCAAGAAGTACGGCCCAGAGGCCGCCGCCCTAATCCGTAAGTCTGTGGACGAAAACATGGCGGATTACTTGTATCTTAAGCAGTTTGCCATGAAAGT GGTTGTTTGCTTGTCCCTTCAATGCCGGTGA
- a CDS encoding SDR family oxidoreductase/polysaccharide deacetylase family protein (predicted xylanase/chitin deacetylase), which yields MTLLYTIPVTPCLHTVHAGEVAWPKSHRCCCISYQGCNVTALDIQALEVSDIQGEAYSRLHILKGDVTDEESVRANIAQANKRFGPVNILIANAGITDESKDYPIWELPVETWDQTYRVNVRGTFLTIKHFLRAARVSQQTLGKELDNLAIVLTGSETGKFGQEGHAEYASGKAGLQYGLVRSVKNEIVRLNSKARINAVAPGWVDTPLIEGRLDDPKEMWAEAEATVPLKKIARPEDVARTMAFLASHRAAGHISGQCLSVDGGMEGRLIWKENEAGKETKNQITHSESSIVQSIPRAVSKLKQNKIRIAVSIDLDAVSGWLGTGKPSFPFLSDLQMLTNPLQQPGQHPDNILADYSSGFFAAKVGVPRLLRMLKKLNLADRCTWFIPGHSAESFPEEVQQVVESGCEIGLHGYAHEGAYQLTVEQERDVLTRCIDIATKLTGKKPVGYRAPLYQLRESTLDLLEEYGFEYDASLTDHDCHPFFAPKRPPLQPINFSLPASTWMHPIPPTTEDRRPLVCVPCNWYMEDMTPMQYLPHTHNSHGYIDVRVVENLWRDRFLWIRENEDKPIFPVLMHPDTSGMAHVIGMLERLLTWLKGWGDEVEFCQTGEIARWFRDKELGSSGSSDLNLLFC from the exons ATGACTCTATTGTATACTATTCCCGTTACACCATGCCTTCATACGGTACACGCCGGAGAAGTGGCATGGCCTAAATCCCATCGTTGCTGTTGCATCTCAT atcAGGGATGCAACGTGACAGCACTGGACATTCAAGCCTTGGAGGTATCAGATATACAAGGGGAGGCTTACTCCCGGCTACACATCCTTAAAGGTGACGTCACGGACGAGGAATCCGTCCGAGCCAATATTGCGCAGGCCAACAAGCGATTCGGGCCTGTCAACATCTTGATCGCCAATGCAGGTATCACAGATGAAAGCAAAGACTACCCTATCTGGGAACTACCAGTGGAGACATGGGACCAGACGTACCGAGTCAATGTCCGAGGAACATTCCTGACAATCAAGCATTTCTTACGAGCAGCACGAGTGTCTCAACAGACGCTTGGTAAAGAACTGGATAACCTAGCTATCGTGTTAACGGGGAGCGAAACGGGCAAGTTTGGTCAGGAAGGCCATGCCGAGTATGCATCTGGGAAGGCTGGCCTGCAGTATGGCTTGGTCCGGAGTGTGAAGAATGAAATAGTTCGCCTCAATAGCAAGGCGCGAATCAATGCTGTTGCACCTGGGTGGGTAGATACGCCCTTGATAGAGGGCAGGCTTGATGACCCGAAGGAGATGTGGGCTGAGGCCGAGGCTAC GGTACCTctcaagaagatcgcaaGACCGGAGGATGTAGCCCGTACGATGGCTTTCCTGGCCTCTCACCGCGCGGCGGGGCACATATCAGGACAGTGCTTAAGTGTCGacggaggaatggaaggtCGCTTGATCTGGAAGGAGAACGAAGCCGgcaaagagacaaagaatcAAATCACTCACTCCGAGTCGAGTATAGTCCAATCAATTCCAAGGGCTGTATCAAAGCTCAAGCAGAACAAAATCCGGATAGCCGTCTCCATTGACCTAGACGCAGTATCCGGATGGCTAGGGACAGGTAAGccatcttttccatttttaaGCGATCTACAAATGCTAACCAACCCCCTACAACAACCAGGTCAACACCCCGACAACATCCTCGCGGACTACTCTTCCGGATTCTTTGCTGCCAAAGTTGGCGTTCCCCGTCTCCTACGGATGCTCAAAAAGCTCAACCTAGCCGATCGTTGCACCTGGTTCATCCCAGGCCACTCTGCCGAGAGCTTCCCCGAGGAAGTGCAACAGGTAGTCGAGTCAGGCTGCGAGATAGGACTTCACGGCTACGCCCACGAAGGAGCATACCAATTGACAGTCGAGCAAGAACGGGACGTGCTAACCCGATGTATCGACATTGCAACCAAACTGACAGGCAAGAAGCCCGTCGGATACCGCGCACCTCTATACCAACTGCGCGAGTCAACATTAGACCTACTAGAAGAGTACGGATTCGAATACG ACGCTTCCCTAACAGACCACGACTGCCACCCTTTCTTCGCCCCAAAACGTCCACCCCTCCAACCCATCAATTTCTCCCTCCCCGCCTCGACCTGGATGCATCCCATCCCACCTACAACGGAAGACCGCCGGCCCCTCGTCTGCGTCCCCTGCAACTGGTACATGGAAGACATGACTCCAATGCAGTACCTTCCTCACACGCACAACTCACACGGCTACATCGATGTGCGCGTGGTCGAGAACCTCTGGCGGGATCGATTCCTGTGGATTCGTGAAAATGAGGACAAGCCTATCTTCCCCGTTCTGATGCACCCGGATACCAGCGGCATGGCGCATGTGATTGGGATGCTGGAGCGGTTGTTGACGTGGTTGAAGGGGTGgggggatgaggttgagttTTGTCAAACGGGGGAGATTGCTAGATGGTTTAGGGATAAGGAGTTAGGGAGTAGTGGGAGTTC GGATTTGAATTTATTGTTTTGTTGA